A genomic stretch from Desulfohalobium retbaense DSM 5692 includes:
- a CDS encoding ABC transporter ATP-binding protein, whose protein sequence is MLFVGRHIRKTFGQRRVLDLERFALEPGRIHGLLGPNGAGKTTLLHILSFLDRPTSGTLFYDGQPVDFQSQNQLRRLRREVILVDQHPILFTTSVEANVGYGLKVRGVPKTKRRRLVEQSLELVGMRKFLQARAWRLSGGETQRVALARALACSPRVLCLDEPTASVDVEHQIALERIVQDIHAETGMTIILCTHDQRLAAKLVQNTLYLFDGRASRSLYENVFSGQVLTGEDGVSQCQLGANLSLPVSCDDATHLKISLNPKALELLEGAAEPHPDSRYWPGRITQISDAGKHIRFQVDVGLPINVLYKKATPELDKWWIGRETVLRIPSRAVHIL, encoded by the coding sequence ATGCTTTTTGTCGGGCGCCATATTCGCAAAACTTTCGGCCAAAGGCGGGTCCTGGATCTCGAGCGCTTTGCCCTTGAGCCGGGACGGATTCATGGCCTGCTCGGCCCCAATGGGGCGGGGAAAACAACCCTTTTGCACATTTTGAGTTTTCTGGACCGCCCTACGAGCGGAACCCTGTTCTACGACGGGCAACCGGTAGACTTTCAGTCCCAGAACCAGTTGCGCCGTTTGCGGCGCGAAGTCATTCTCGTGGACCAGCATCCCATTTTGTTTACCACCTCGGTGGAGGCCAATGTCGGCTACGGCCTCAAAGTTCGGGGCGTGCCGAAAACCAAGCGCCGCCGCCTTGTAGAACAGAGCCTGGAGTTGGTGGGCATGCGCAAATTTCTGCAGGCCAGGGCGTGGCGCCTGTCCGGTGGGGAAACCCAGCGGGTGGCCCTGGCACGGGCACTGGCCTGCTCGCCCAGGGTGCTCTGTCTGGATGAACCCACCGCCAGTGTGGACGTGGAACACCAGATCGCCCTGGAGCGGATCGTCCAGGACATCCATGCTGAGACCGGGATGACCATCATTCTCTGCACGCACGATCAGCGGCTGGCGGCCAAGCTGGTCCAGAACACGCTCTACCTCTTTGACGGCCGCGCTAGCCGCAGTCTGTATGAAAATGTTTTTTCCGGCCAGGTCCTGACCGGAGAGGACGGCGTCTCCCAGTGCCAGCTCGGGGCGAATCTCTCACTCCCGGTTTCCTGCGACGATGCCACACACCTCAAGATTTCTTTGAATCCTAAGGCACTTGAATTACTGGAAGGAGCTGCCGAACCCCATCCCGATAGCCGGTATTGGCCCGGGCGAATCACGCAGATCAGCGACGCGGGAAAACATATCAGGTTCCAAGTGGATGTCGGTCTGCCCATCAATGTCCTGTACAAAAAGGCAACTCCGGAACTGGACAAATGGTGGATCGGCCGTGAGACGGTTCTCAGAATTCCCTCTCGTGCGGTCCATATCCTCTAG
- a CDS encoding sigma-54-dependent transcriptional regulator encodes MQKTESPDTPRVLVVDDEEALRLMLRAVLEEQGWEVDEAANGEKALHRVTALEPQVIVLDIRMPGISGLEVLGRLQADYRHIPVIMLTAYGTVDTAVEAMKLGAFDFLAKPADNEEIISVLDRALEYSRYLRREGPEAQPPVEGSQLVGDSAAMRTVFEFIRQVGPSEATVLIQGESGTGKELVAEALHAASHRASGPLVKVNCAALPENLLESELFGYAKGAFTGAAKDKPGRFQLAHKGTLFLDEVGEMALPLQAKLLRALQERLIEPLGGVRPQEVDVRVIAATNLHLEQAVEEHRFRQDLYYRLNVLEVRLPPLRERSEDIPLLVGHLLEKLAEKNKRRPPRATPAFLHALQGYTWPGNVRELENVLERALILSTASTLTPEDLPPQILDHSPAGPAEPVAAGGNGISLDAAEKQAIIQALESNGQHRERTAQALGISRRTLQYKLRKYGLTSR; translated from the coding sequence GTGCAGAAAACCGAATCCCCCGACACTCCCCGCGTTCTGGTGGTTGATGACGAAGAAGCCTTGCGACTGATGCTCCGCGCCGTTCTTGAGGAGCAGGGCTGGGAGGTGGATGAGGCCGCCAATGGCGAGAAAGCGTTGCACCGGGTCACTGCCCTGGAGCCGCAGGTCATCGTTCTCGACATCCGTATGCCTGGGATCAGCGGGCTTGAGGTCCTGGGGCGGCTCCAGGCCGACTACCGCCACATCCCTGTGATCATGCTCACCGCTTACGGGACCGTGGACACGGCCGTGGAGGCCATGAAACTCGGCGCTTTCGACTTTCTGGCCAAACCGGCGGACAACGAGGAGATCATCTCGGTGCTCGACCGGGCCCTGGAATACAGCCGTTACCTGCGTCGGGAGGGGCCGGAGGCCCAGCCCCCGGTCGAGGGCAGTCAATTGGTCGGCGACAGCGCAGCCATGCGCACCGTTTTTGAATTCATCCGCCAGGTCGGTCCCAGCGAGGCCACAGTGCTTATCCAGGGGGAATCAGGGACCGGCAAAGAGCTAGTGGCCGAGGCTCTGCATGCGGCAAGCCACCGCGCTTCAGGCCCTCTGGTCAAAGTCAACTGCGCGGCCCTGCCGGAAAACCTCCTGGAGAGCGAACTTTTCGGTTACGCCAAAGGCGCCTTCACCGGAGCGGCCAAGGACAAGCCCGGCCGATTCCAACTCGCCCACAAAGGGACCCTGTTTCTGGACGAAGTTGGGGAAATGGCGTTGCCGCTCCAGGCAAAATTGCTCCGAGCCCTGCAGGAACGCCTCATCGAGCCCTTGGGCGGTGTCCGGCCCCAGGAAGTCGATGTCCGCGTCATTGCGGCCACCAACCTCCACCTGGAGCAGGCCGTCGAGGAACACCGCTTCCGTCAGGATCTGTATTACCGCCTCAACGTCCTTGAAGTCCGCCTGCCCCCGCTGCGGGAACGCAGTGAGGACATCCCCCTTCTGGTAGGCCATCTGCTGGAAAAATTGGCCGAGAAGAACAAGCGTCGTCCGCCCCGGGCGACCCCGGCCTTCCTCCACGCTCTGCAGGGCTATACCTGGCCGGGCAACGTGAGGGAGTTGGAAAATGTCCTGGAACGGGCCCTGATCCTGTCCACGGCAAGCACTCTGACACCTGAGGACCTGCCGCCCCAGATCCTGGACCACTCCCCCGCAGGTCCCGCCGAGCCGGTCGCAGCCGGCGGCAATGGCATCTCCCTGGACGCTGCCGAAAAACAGGCCATCATCCAAGCCCTGGAAAGCAACGGCCAGCACCGGGAACGGACGGCCCAGGCCCTGGGGATCAGCCGCCGAACGCTGCAGTACAAGCTGCGCAAATACGGACTGACCTCACGCTGA
- a CDS encoding two-component system sensor histidine kinase NtrB has translation MQILNRFSWKQTVLFSIVVLIVLGLSLSILTWQNLRQQRQAIDRHVALAARSIARGVQANLFRGMRTMRMHQMRGNSQELPTLRPAADMLLQDLVQNGDLVFLQLRNPDGSVALTSPMSQTVDIPAGARQAIRQGRTWNAQIDWRSKRTLLFLAPTRPHLAPLCSEGQSAQCSPQTPPFLVLGLDMEDHLALYSRYRRNAVLQSGYVLVVALALWGLALAYLRRRQQGRRVDVLETFQTALLDTMPEALLTLDAKGRIQSVNRGATQLFASPAAAIVGKPWREALPLFGAAEAPDTELPRKWTKVHFGTKEVEAVSVPLEAPDADAATLLLLRDRTELAELEKDLEETRKLATIGRLAAGLAHEIRNPLSALRGFAQYFAGKFAPEEQAHTYAQTMVREADRLNRVVTDLLYMARPQPPHPQSLSLRALAEDLERLLGFDLKQHSTTFALDLETDHVWADEEGLRRILLNLLLNSLSALPEAGGHITLATQSSGTGIWILVRDTGQGMDEATREQALEPFFTTKDRGTGLGLALVHRIVRDHGGSLEIRTAPDAGTEVALFFPGPDRAPTEAQ, from the coding sequence ATGCAGATACTCAATCGCTTCTCCTGGAAACAGACGGTCTTGTTTTCCATTGTCGTCCTTATCGTCCTCGGCCTGAGCCTGAGTATCCTCACCTGGCAGAACCTCCGCCAACAACGCCAAGCCATCGACCGCCACGTTGCGCTGGCCGCCCGGTCCATCGCTCGCGGTGTCCAGGCCAATCTTTTCCGCGGCATGCGCACCATGCGCATGCACCAAATGCGGGGCAACTCCCAGGAACTCCCGACCTTGCGCCCCGCGGCGGACATGCTTTTGCAGGACTTGGTCCAAAACGGCGACCTTGTTTTCCTCCAACTCCGGAACCCGGACGGCAGCGTCGCCCTGACCTCGCCCATGTCCCAAACCGTGGATATCCCGGCGGGCGCCCGCCAGGCCATTCGCCAGGGCCGGACCTGGAACGCCCAGATCGACTGGCGGAGCAAACGGACACTGCTTTTCCTGGCCCCGACGCGCCCCCATCTGGCCCCCTTGTGCTCCGAAGGCCAGAGTGCCCAGTGTTCCCCGCAGACCCCCCCGTTTCTCGTTCTCGGCCTGGACATGGAAGACCACTTGGCCCTGTATTCGCGCTACCGCCGCAACGCCGTTCTCCAATCCGGCTATGTGCTCGTGGTTGCCCTGGCCCTGTGGGGACTGGCTCTGGCCTATCTCCGCCGGCGACAACAGGGACGACGCGTCGATGTTCTGGAAACCTTCCAGACCGCCCTGCTCGACACCATGCCCGAAGCCCTCTTGACCCTGGATGCCAAGGGCCGCATCCAAAGCGTCAACCGCGGAGCCACCCAATTATTCGCCAGTCCGGCCGCGGCGATTGTCGGCAAGCCGTGGCGCGAGGCCTTGCCCCTTTTTGGCGCTGCCGAGGCACCGGACACCGAATTGCCTCGCAAATGGACCAAAGTCCATTTCGGGACCAAGGAGGTTGAAGCCGTTAGCGTGCCCCTGGAGGCGCCGGATGCGGACGCTGCCACGCTGCTGTTGCTTCGCGACCGCACTGAACTGGCCGAGCTTGAAAAGGATCTCGAAGAAACCCGGAAGCTGGCGACCATCGGCCGTCTCGCTGCGGGCCTGGCCCATGAGATCCGCAATCCCTTGAGCGCCCTGAGAGGGTTCGCTCAATATTTCGCTGGAAAATTCGCACCTGAGGAACAGGCCCATACCTACGCCCAGACCATGGTCCGCGAAGCCGACAGGCTGAACCGGGTGGTCACCGATCTGCTCTACATGGCCCGTCCCCAGCCGCCGCATCCCCAGTCCCTCTCTTTACGGGCCCTGGCAGAAGATCTCGAACGCCTCCTGGGATTCGATCTCAAACAGCACAGCACCACCTTTGCCCTGGATCTGGAAACGGACCATGTCTGGGCCGATGAGGAGGGGCTGCGCCGCATTCTGCTCAATCTGCTGCTCAACAGTTTAAGCGCTCTCCCGGAAGCCGGGGGACACATTACCCTTGCGACGCAGTCCTCCGGGACCGGTATCTGGATCCTGGTTCGCGACACCGGACAGGGCATGGACGAAGCGACCAGGGAACAGGCTTTGGAGCCGTTTTTCACCACCAAAGACCGGGGAACCGGCCTCGGCCTGGCCCTGGTCCACCGCATTGTCCGCGACCACGGCGGCAGCCTGGAAATCCGGACTGCTCCTGACGCGGGCACTGAAGTGGCCCTGTTTTTTCCCGGCCCCGACCGCGCCCCAACCGAAGCGCAATAG
- a CDS encoding DMT family transporter, which produces MQKTTFSPSVLPTLALLGAVFLWGSSFSAMKVAVAAFGPLFTVWSRMCISTALFVPLSWKLLKNGGPGRDWGWILLVAIFQPCLYFLCEGFAVHYTTSAQAGMVSAVLPLLVAAGAHLVLKETSGPGIWIGGGLSCLGVVWLTLASSPSATAPNPFLGNTLEFAAMLSAAGYMLTVRRLAGRYSSWLLTGLQFSLGVLFFLPGGMQGPSGGWPETVWPYLLLLYLGALVTLGAFNLYNWGIARVPAGRAATFVNLVPVTAAVLGALFLDEVLSTSQIAASILVLAGVALAQSTFLERTARRQR; this is translated from the coding sequence ATGCAGAAAACGACGTTCTCCCCTTCTGTGCTCCCCACCTTGGCTCTTCTCGGTGCCGTTTTTCTCTGGGGAAGCTCTTTTTCGGCCATGAAAGTTGCCGTTGCCGCTTTTGGTCCCCTTTTTACCGTCTGGTCCCGGATGTGTATCTCCACGGCCCTGTTTGTGCCGTTGAGTTGGAAACTGCTCAAAAATGGCGGGCCTGGCCGCGACTGGGGCTGGATTCTCCTGGTCGCCATCTTTCAACCCTGCCTCTATTTTCTGTGTGAAGGGTTTGCGGTCCACTACACCACTTCGGCCCAAGCCGGGATGGTCTCCGCGGTCCTGCCCCTTCTTGTGGCCGCAGGGGCTCACCTCGTGCTCAAAGAGACCAGCGGGCCGGGCATCTGGATCGGTGGCGGCCTCTCCTGCCTGGGCGTTGTCTGGCTCACGTTGGCCTCCTCACCTTCAGCCACCGCCCCCAATCCATTTTTGGGAAACACCCTTGAATTTGCAGCCATGCTCAGTGCCGCCGGATATATGCTCACAGTCCGACGCCTGGCCGGGCGCTACAGCAGTTGGTTGTTGACCGGGCTGCAATTTTCACTGGGCGTCCTGTTTTTCCTGCCCGGTGGCATGCAGGGGCCAAGCGGCGGTTGGCCGGAAACAGTATGGCCCTATCTCCTGTTGTTGTATCTTGGGGCCCTGGTCACTCTCGGGGCCTTTAATCTGTATAATTGGGGAATCGCCCGGGTCCCGGCCGGTCGAGCCGCCACCTTCGTCAATCTGGTTCCGGTAACCGCGGCCGTGCTGGGCGCCCTCTTTCTTGACGAGGTCCTCTCAACCTCGCAGATCGCAGCATCGATTCTGGTCCTGGCCGGTGTCGCCCTGGCGCAGTCGACATTCCTGGAACGTACGGCCCGGCGCCAGAGATAA
- the hcp gene encoding hydroxylamine reductase: MFCFQCEQTAHGTGCTKKGVCGKDADTAAVQDLLIYATKGLSQVAHAAREQGITDNAADRFVCEGTFSTLTNVNFDAERFVPLVRRAVELRDDLKSRLNQAAEGDAGLWAKIKKAVGLAEDSAISFPEGPATFQPAADLEGMIRQGHEHGIPDDPEANEDIKSLKETVIYGLKGACAYADHAAILGQESEVFYAEMHRLLAATLRQDLGLEDWVQLTMDCGQANMKAMELLDAGNTGKYGHPTPTEVPLGAKKGPAICVSGHDLHDLELLLKQTEGQGIQIYTHGEMLPCHGYPELKKYPHFYGHFGTAWQNQQQEFKEFPGPILMTTNCIQKPREEYADRIYTTGLVGWPGTTHIGADKDFTPLIEKALEMGGFPEDTDNGSVMVGFARNAVLGVADKVVDLVKRGKIRHFFLVGGCDGAKPGRSYYEDFVDQVPEDCVVLTLACGKFRFFDKDLGSIEGLPRLLDVGQCNDAFSAIQIAVALAQAFDCEVNELPLSMVLSWYEQKAVAILLTLLSLGIKDIRLGPTLPAFVSENVLNYLVENFDIKPISTPEEDLKAILG; encoded by the coding sequence ATGTTTTGTTTCCAATGCGAGCAAACGGCCCACGGCACTGGCTGTACGAAAAAAGGGGTCTGCGGCAAGGACGCGGACACCGCAGCCGTGCAGGATCTTTTGATTTACGCCACTAAAGGGCTGTCCCAGGTCGCCCATGCCGCGCGTGAGCAAGGCATTACAGACAACGCAGCCGACCGTTTCGTCTGCGAAGGGACGTTTTCGACATTGACCAATGTCAATTTCGACGCCGAGCGTTTTGTTCCTCTGGTCCGCCGGGCTGTGGAACTGCGCGACGATCTCAAGTCCCGGCTCAACCAGGCCGCCGAAGGCGATGCTGGCCTGTGGGCCAAGATCAAAAAAGCCGTCGGGTTGGCCGAAGACAGTGCCATCTCGTTTCCTGAGGGACCGGCGACGTTCCAGCCGGCCGCTGATCTTGAAGGGATGATCCGGCAGGGCCACGAGCACGGCATTCCGGACGACCCAGAGGCCAACGAGGACATCAAATCCCTCAAGGAAACCGTCATTTACGGTCTCAAGGGGGCCTGCGCCTATGCCGATCATGCTGCCATTCTGGGGCAGGAGAGCGAGGTGTTCTATGCGGAGATGCACCGGCTGCTGGCCGCGACCCTGCGCCAGGATCTCGGTCTTGAGGACTGGGTCCAACTGACCATGGACTGCGGCCAGGCGAACATGAAGGCCATGGAGCTCCTGGATGCTGGCAATACCGGCAAATACGGCCACCCCACCCCGACGGAGGTCCCGTTGGGGGCCAAAAAAGGGCCGGCCATTTGTGTCTCCGGGCACGACCTGCATGATCTCGAACTGCTGCTCAAGCAGACTGAGGGTCAGGGTATTCAGATCTACACCCACGGGGAGATGCTGCCCTGCCACGGCTACCCGGAACTCAAAAAATATCCCCATTTCTATGGGCACTTCGGTACCGCCTGGCAGAATCAGCAACAGGAATTCAAGGAATTCCCCGGGCCGATCCTGATGACCACGAACTGCATCCAGAAGCCGCGCGAGGAGTATGCAGACCGGATCTACACCACCGGTCTTGTCGGCTGGCCGGGGACCACGCATATCGGCGCGGACAAGGATTTTACCCCACTGATCGAAAAAGCTCTGGAAATGGGCGGTTTTCCTGAAGACACCGACAACGGGTCGGTCATGGTCGGCTTTGCCCGCAACGCCGTACTTGGCGTCGCCGACAAGGTCGTGGACCTGGTCAAACGGGGCAAGATCCGGCATTTCTTTCTCGTCGGTGGCTGCGATGGGGCCAAACCTGGACGGAGTTACTACGAGGATTTCGTGGATCAGGTCCCCGAGGACTGCGTGGTCCTGACCTTGGCCTGCGGCAAATTCCGGTTCTTCGACAAGGACCTGGGCAGCATTGAAGGCCTCCCCCGTCTGCTGGATGTCGGACAGTGCAACGACGCGTTTTCGGCCATCCAGATCGCCGTGGCTTTGGCCCAGGCCTTTGACTGCGAGGTCAACGAACTCCCGCTGTCAATGGTCTTGTCCTGGTACGAGCAAAAGGCGGTGGCCATCCTGCTGACCCTGTTGTCTCTGGGGATCAAGGACATCCGTCTCGGTCCGACGCTGCCGGCTTTCGTCAGCGAGAACGTACTCAATTATCTGGTCGAAAACTTCGACATCAAACCCATCTCCACTCCGGAGGAAGATCTCAAGGCCATCCTTGGATAA
- a CDS encoding glutamine synthetase family protein — MNETPIFNCKNADDVLKAVRENDISFIQFWFTDVLGTLKSFQVTPSELEEAFEEGMGFDGSSIEGFSRIHESDMVAFPDPTSFQAVSWRPTDRPVARMFCDIKRPDGTPYEGDGRYVLKKLINKAAEKGYSYYVGPELEFFLFENSREPKTLDFGGYFDAPPLDLANDIRRDIIFSLNKMGIQVEYSHHEVAPSQHEIDLRYQEALKMADTAVTYKVIVKEVARKHGVYATFMPKPIFGENGSGMHVHQSLFKNGKNAFFDTKDEYGLSETGKQYIAGLLRHAPELTAVTNQWVNSYKRLVPGYEAPVYGAWARRNRSALLRVPMYKPGKEAATRVELRSPDPACNPYLAFAVMLAAGLKGIEEGYTLEDPVEADIFEMNDQERADRGIENLPGSLHEAVAAMEDSELLKEALGEHIFTKFIENKKIEWDNYRTQVTNYEIEKYLPVL; from the coding sequence ATGAACGAAACCCCGATTTTCAATTGCAAGAATGCCGACGACGTCCTCAAGGCCGTCAGGGAAAACGACATCAGCTTTATCCAGTTCTGGTTTACTGATGTGCTGGGCACCTTGAAAAGTTTTCAGGTCACGCCGAGCGAACTCGAAGAGGCCTTTGAAGAGGGCATGGGCTTTGATGGTTCCTCTATTGAAGGATTTTCCCGCATCCACGAAAGCGATATGGTCGCCTTCCCTGACCCGACTTCGTTCCAGGCCGTCTCTTGGCGTCCTACCGACCGCCCGGTGGCTCGGATGTTCTGCGATATCAAGCGCCCCGACGGAACCCCGTACGAAGGCGATGGCCGGTATGTGCTGAAAAAGCTCATCAACAAGGCCGCTGAAAAGGGCTACTCCTATTATGTCGGCCCGGAACTGGAGTTCTTCCTCTTCGAGAATTCCCGTGAGCCGAAAACCCTGGATTTTGGCGGCTATTTCGACGCTCCGCCCCTGGATCTGGCCAACGACATCCGCCGGGACATCATTTTTTCTTTGAACAAGATGGGCATCCAGGTTGAGTACAGCCACCACGAAGTGGCCCCCAGCCAGCACGAGATCGACTTGCGCTATCAGGAAGCCCTGAAAATGGCCGACACCGCTGTGACCTACAAGGTCATCGTCAAGGAAGTCGCCCGCAAGCACGGCGTCTACGCCACCTTCATGCCCAAGCCGATCTTTGGTGAAAACGGCAGCGGTATGCACGTCCACCAGTCCCTGTTCAAAAACGGCAAAAACGCCTTTTTCGACACCAAGGACGAATACGGCCTGAGCGAAACCGGTAAGCAGTATATCGCCGGCCTGCTCCGCCACGCTCCCGAGCTCACTGCGGTGACCAACCAGTGGGTCAACTCCTACAAGCGTCTCGTGCCCGGCTACGAAGCCCCGGTATATGGGGCCTGGGCCCGCCGCAACCGCTCTGCCCTGTTGCGCGTGCCGATGTACAAACCCGGCAAGGAAGCCGCGACCCGTGTCGAACTGCGTTCGCCGGACCCGGCCTGCAATCCCTATCTCGCCTTTGCGGTCATGCTCGCCGCCGGCCTGAAGGGCATTGAGGAAGGCTACACCCTGGAAGATCCGGTCGAAGCCGACATCTTTGAAATGAACGATCAGGAACGCGCCGACCGTGGGATCGAGAACCTCCCCGGCAGCCTGCATGAAGCCGTTGCCGCCATGGAAGACAGCGAACTGCTCAAGGAAGCCCTGGGCGAACATATCTTCACCAAGTTCATTGAGAACAAGAAGATCGAATGGGACAACTACCGCACCCAGGTCACCAATTACGAAATCGAAAAGTATTTGCCGGTCCTGTAA
- a CDS encoding uridine monophosphate kinase has translation MSLVRDRDGKRLHVKSRLMGESLVSKEFLDNLEVAPQQRLYPEVKLFKIGGQSICDRGAQALPALLKEVVACRQDHKMVIVTGGGTRSRHIYNIGLEMGMPTGIIAKFGSMISEQNALMIATLLSPWGGIRISHSDIVKLPAYFAEGIIPVMHGMPPYDYFAIRPEKGRIPVHRTDVGLVVLGDLLGTESVLFVKDEEGLYTADPKKDPDAEFIPEITASDLLERDFDDLVIERPCLEILQHSEVLDHVQIVNGMVEGNVTRALSGEHVGTIIRKG, from the coding sequence ATGAGTCTGGTGCGGGACAGGGATGGAAAGCGATTGCATGTCAAAAGTCGCTTGATGGGGGAAAGCCTGGTCAGCAAAGAATTTTTGGACAATCTGGAGGTCGCCCCACAACAACGGCTCTATCCGGAGGTCAAGCTTTTCAAGATCGGTGGGCAGTCCATTTGCGACCGCGGAGCCCAGGCCCTGCCGGCCCTGCTCAAAGAAGTCGTGGCCTGCCGCCAGGACCACAAAATGGTCATCGTCACTGGGGGCGGAACCCGGAGCCGGCATATCTACAATATTGGCCTGGAGATGGGCATGCCCACAGGAATTATTGCCAAATTCGGGAGCATGATCTCTGAGCAAAACGCTTTGATGATCGCCACGCTGCTCTCGCCCTGGGGCGGCATCCGCATCAGTCACAGCGATATCGTCAAATTGCCGGCCTATTTTGCTGAAGGGATCATCCCGGTCATGCACGGTATGCCGCCGTACGATTATTTCGCTATCCGTCCGGAAAAGGGACGCATACCCGTGCACCGCACGGACGTCGGTCTTGTTGTGCTCGGTGATCTGCTGGGCACGGAGTCAGTGCTTTTCGTCAAGGACGAAGAAGGGCTGTATACAGCTGATCCCAAAAAGGATCCCGATGCCGAATTCATCCCGGAAATCACTGCCAGCGATTTGCTCGAGCGCGACTTCGATGATTTGGTCATTGAACGACCGTGCCTGGAGATCCTGCAGCACAGCGAGGTCCTGGACCATGTCCAGATCGTCAACGGCATGGTGGAGGGCAACGTGACCCGAGCCCTGTCCGGCGAGCATGTCGGGACCATCATCCGCAAAGGGTAA
- a CDS encoding peroxiredoxin: MENRIPLLGEKMPQLEVTTTHGTINLPGDYSGKWFVLFSHPADYTPVCTTEFVAFQQRSQEFKDIGCELIGLSIDQVFSHIKWIDWIKETFDVDIEFPVIADDMGKVAAQLGMVHPGKGTNTVRAVFIVDPQGALRTMLYYPQEVGRNMDEILRTVKALQMSDTNGVACPAGWPNNEILGDRVIIPPATDHKTAKERKAQSDCYDWWFCHKIV, translated from the coding sequence ATGGAAAACAGAATTCCCCTGCTCGGTGAAAAAATGCCCCAGCTCGAAGTGACCACCACCCACGGTACGATCAACCTCCCGGGCGACTACTCTGGAAAATGGTTTGTCCTTTTCAGCCACCCGGCCGACTACACGCCTGTGTGCACCACCGAATTTGTCGCCTTCCAGCAGCGCAGCCAGGAATTCAAGGACATCGGCTGCGAACTCATCGGCCTGTCCATTGACCAGGTTTTCTCGCACATCAAGTGGATCGACTGGATCAAGGAAACCTTTGACGTGGACATCGAATTTCCGGTCATTGCCGACGACATGGGCAAGGTTGCTGCCCAGTTGGGCATGGTCCATCCCGGCAAAGGAACCAATACGGTCCGTGCCGTCTTCATCGTCGATCCGCAGGGAGCGCTACGGACCATGCTCTACTACCCCCAGGAAGTGGGACGGAACATGGACGAGATTCTGCGGACCGTGAAGGCCCTGCAGATGTCGGACACCAACGGCGTGGCCTGCCCCGCCGGCTGGCCGAACAACGAGATCCTCGGCGATCGGGTCATCATTCCCCCGGCCACCGACCACAAAACAGCCAAAGAGCGCAAAGCGCAATCCGATTGTTACGATTGGTGGTTCTGCCACAAAATCGTGTAA
- a CDS encoding ABC transporter permease, whose amino-acid sequence MQFFLDSLRSAFLLIREMDPELLTIVGVSLKVSMSSTALAALFGIPVGFAVAMARFPGRRGVITVFNTLLAVPTVVIGLFVYTFISRRGILGSLDLLYTQKAIIIGQTLLVLPIVATFTISALSRIDTRYRKAALTLGANTWQTAVLVLREARYGIGAAVVAAFGRAIAEIGVAMMLGGNARGFTRTMTTAMALEYDKGEFVLAVALGVVLLSISLAVNIILNLCQGRLEK is encoded by the coding sequence ATGCAATTTTTTCTCGACAGTTTGCGCTCGGCCTTTTTGCTCATTCGGGAGATGGACCCCGAATTGCTGACTATTGTCGGCGTCTCCTTGAAGGTCAGCATGAGTTCTACCGCCTTGGCGGCACTGTTCGGGATCCCGGTCGGGTTTGCAGTAGCCATGGCCCGTTTTCCGGGGCGCCGGGGCGTGATAACCGTTTTCAACACCCTCCTGGCTGTGCCCACGGTGGTCATCGGCCTTTTTGTCTACACCTTCATTTCCCGCCGCGGCATTCTCGGCTCCCTCGATCTGCTCTACACCCAAAAAGCGATCATTATCGGGCAGACGTTGCTCGTCCTGCCGATTGTGGCCACATTTACCATTTCTGCTCTGAGCCGCATCGATACGCGATATCGCAAGGCCGCCCTGACCCTGGGAGCCAATACCTGGCAGACGGCCGTGTTGGTCCTGCGGGAAGCCCGCTACGGGATCGGAGCTGCCGTGGTCGCTGCCTTCGGTCGGGCGATCGCCGAAATCGGCGTGGCCATGATGCTTGGCGGCAATGCCCGTGGCTTTACCAGGACCATGACCACGGCCATGGCCCTGGAGTACGATAAAGGGGAGTTTGTCCTGGCCGTAGCCCTGGGCGTGGTCCTGCTCAGCATCAGTCTGGCGGTGAATATCATCCTCAACCTTTGTCAGGGGCGGCTGGAGAAATAA
- a CDS encoding periplasmic heavy metal sensor produces the protein MNRKSFTLLASLLLLVVAGSAWAGPGHGFKGRQGTPPCLAGSQQGGPGIFAQIPPEQHAAVQGILETHQQKAFVLRQDLISKRATLRGLIADPDSTQNAIDTAVEAVNDARGKLLSERTAFQRKLQQETGLPAFGQRAGKGSFHGQRGFGPGACWR, from the coding sequence ATGAACCGTAAGTCTTTCACCCTCCTGGCTTCCTTGCTTCTGCTCGTCGTGGCTGGTTCAGCCTGGGCCGGTCCGGGTCACGGCTTCAAAGGCCGCCAGGGCACCCCGCCCTGCCTGGCTGGTTCCCAGCAAGGCGGCCCCGGGATCTTCGCCCAGATTCCGCCGGAACAGCACGCCGCAGTCCAGGGCATCCTCGAGACCCATCAGCAAAAAGCCTTTGTCCTGCGCCAGGACCTGATCAGCAAGCGAGCCACCCTGCGCGGTCTCATCGCTGATCCCGACAGCACCCAGAACGCGATTGATACGGCGGTCGAAGCGGTCAACGACGCCCGAGGCAAGCTGTTGAGCGAACGCACCGCCTTTCAAAGAAAACTCCAACAGGAAACCGGCCTGCCCGCCTTCGGCCAGAGAGCTGGAAAAGGGTCCTTCCACGGTCAACGTGGTTTCGGGCCGGGCGCCTGCTGGCGCTAA